A genome region from Stenotrophomonas maltophilia includes the following:
- a CDS encoding CsgG/HfaB family protein, translating to MRTTTRLIGLGLAAALLAACGKQDTPAAAPAPAKDKATSALASNAPVEAAPLRGTPDFGGTTQVAREADGIGSTPELAVLAALQSAVAQVNGVRVASQMQSLRAGLHVDVDGEHVGDIRADAFTQQMIAGSQGAVLGYEILSQDEVRQLDEETIARVRASDEGWSFKGSASANASGEASAKSGSASASVRESYDEKVSVDAKRGASSFDSDVTHRSMRSYWKVRVRAQIAQYRAPDEQGKPKIVVALPRTKAGSYAVGDGRVDVDEVADAIRARLSDTLTQTQRFIVLDREFGDELQAEIDHINSGNVRLQDTARVGQQLATDLILIPTIERFEYPRSVRNLRMSDRQVTSYSGGGRITLRLINATTGQVVMSDSFDHQLASTGPSTLPRVVNGRNMAAAMMESLSGQIGTTIVTTLFPVSVVSVDGDQVVLSQGGETLQAGQRWQAVRLGEELKDPQTGRSLGRSEHPCCTIRIDRVAAQTSYGTIEDGVDAMRGGFRPGQIELRQKLGSKPAAAAAGATASAAPAAARPAAKPKPKAAAAPAEDPNW from the coding sequence ATGCGTACGACAACCCGTTTGATCGGCCTGGGCCTGGCCGCCGCGCTGCTTGCAGCCTGCGGCAAGCAGGACACTCCGGCCGCCGCGCCTGCACCCGCCAAGGACAAGGCAACCAGTGCGCTGGCCAGCAATGCGCCAGTGGAAGCAGCGCCCCTGCGTGGCACGCCGGATTTCGGCGGCACCACCCAGGTTGCGCGTGAAGCCGACGGCATCGGCAGCACCCCGGAACTGGCGGTGCTGGCAGCGCTGCAGTCGGCCGTGGCGCAGGTCAACGGCGTACGCGTGGCCAGCCAGATGCAGAGCCTGCGTGCAGGCCTGCATGTGGATGTGGATGGCGAACACGTCGGCGATATCCGCGCCGACGCGTTCACCCAGCAGATGATCGCCGGCTCGCAGGGCGCGGTGCTGGGCTATGAAATCCTGTCGCAGGATGAAGTGCGGCAGCTGGACGAGGAAACCATCGCCCGCGTGCGCGCCAGCGATGAAGGCTGGAGCTTCAAGGGCTCGGCGTCGGCCAATGCGTCCGGCGAAGCCTCGGCCAAGAGCGGTTCGGCCTCGGCCAGCGTCAGGGAAAGCTACGACGAGAAGGTGAGTGTTGACGCCAAGCGTGGCGCCAGTTCGTTCGATTCCGACGTGACCCATCGCAGCATGCGCAGCTACTGGAAGGTGCGCGTGCGCGCGCAGATCGCCCAGTACCGCGCACCGGACGAGCAGGGCAAGCCCAAGATCGTGGTCGCCCTGCCGCGTACCAAGGCCGGCAGCTACGCCGTGGGCGATGGCCGCGTGGATGTCGATGAAGTGGCCGACGCGATCCGTGCGCGCCTGTCCGACACGCTGACCCAGACCCAGCGCTTCATCGTGCTGGACCGCGAGTTCGGCGACGAACTGCAGGCCGAGATCGACCACATCAACAGCGGCAACGTGCGCCTGCAGGACACCGCACGCGTGGGCCAGCAGCTGGCGACCGACCTGATCCTGATCCCGACCATCGAACGCTTCGAGTACCCGCGCAGCGTGCGCAACCTGCGCATGTCCGACCGCCAGGTGACCTCGTATTCCGGTGGCGGCCGCATCACCCTGCGCCTGATCAACGCCACCACCGGCCAGGTGGTGATGTCCGACAGCTTCGACCACCAGCTGGCCTCGACCGGTCCGAGCACCCTGCCGCGCGTGGTCAACGGTCGCAACATGGCGGCGGCGATGATGGAGTCGCTGTCCGGCCAGATCGGCACCACCATCGTCACCACGCTGTTCCCGGTGTCGGTGGTCTCGGTGGACGGCGACCAGGTGGTACTGAGCCAGGGCGGCGAAACGCTGCAGGCGGGCCAGCGCTGGCAGGCCGTGCGCCTGGGCGAAGAACTGAAGGACCCGCAGACCGGCCGCTCGCTGGGCCGCAGCGAACACCCGTGCTGCACCATCCGCATCGACCGCGTGGCCGCACAGACCTCCTACGGCACCATCGAAGACGGCGTCGACGCGATGCGCGGCGGTTTCCGCCCGGGCCAGATCGAACTGCGCCAGAAGCTGGGCAGCAAGCCGGCTGCAGCCGCCGCAGGCGCGACTGCCTCGGCCGCTCCCGCCGCCGCACGCCCGGCCGCCAAGCCGAAGCCCAAGGCGGCCGCCGCCCCGGCCGAAGACCCGAACTGGTAA